The following coding sequences lie in one Thermomicrobium sp. 4228-Ro genomic window:
- a CDS encoding PolC-type DNA polymerase III, which translates to MLELPYTVLDAEMTGLDPAYDELLALGAVRMVGPRIVLGETFYRLIRPEREHWGQSVVIHGIRPVDVAAAPPIHEVLPEFVRFCAGTILVGHGVEVDRRFLEGAASRLGLSWPKTLWIDTGRVARWLTTHHGALPEAGADRGRFCLEDLLAAYEIEPPARHHALADAYVTALVWQRQLTELFAEGIHTLRDLRLAGLA; encoded by the coding sequence ATGCTCGAGTTGCCGTATACCGTCCTCGATGCAGAGATGACCGGGCTCGATCCGGCCTACGACGAGCTTCTCGCCCTCGGTGCCGTGCGGATGGTCGGGCCACGCATCGTACTCGGCGAAACGTTCTACCGTCTGATCCGGCCGGAACGTGAGCATTGGGGCCAGAGTGTCGTAATCCACGGCATCCGTCCGGTCGACGTGGCGGCAGCACCGCCAATCCACGAAGTATTGCCGGAGTTCGTGCGCTTCTGCGCGGGAACGATTCTCGTCGGGCACGGTGTGGAGGTCGATCGGCGATTTCTCGAGGGCGCAGCGAGCCGACTCGGCCTTTCGTGGCCGAAGACCCTGTGGATCGATACGGGACGGGTCGCGCGGTGGCTGACGACCCACCACGGTGCCTTGCCTGAAGCGGGGGCCGATCGAGGGCGATTCTGTCTGGAGGATCTGCTCGCCGCGTACGAGATCGAGCCGCCAGCCCGACATCACGCGCTGGCTGATGCCTATGTGACGGCCCTCGTTTGGCAACGGCAATTGACCGAACTGTTCGCTGAGGGTATACACACGCTGCGGGACCTCCGACTGGCTGGGCTCGCCTAG
- a CDS encoding sodium:solute symporter family protein produces the protein MAQEAGYTPLTRAQLSEFRRRLARYYGAFFVFLIAFILVLYLLERAGLPHRFIGYAFIFLTLALYAFIGILNFTRRLEEYYVAGRRVPAIFNGMATGADWMSAASFISMAGTLWLLGYDGLAYIMGWTGGYVLLALLFAPYIRKFGQYTIPDFVATRYGERARLARLVAAICAIIVSLAYVTAQVTGVGIIMSRFFGLDYRIGVFVGLAGVLVCSFLGGMKSITWTQVAQYLILIVAYLIPVTFLSAKLTGVPFPQLMYGKALSEITQLEQAMNLSSYVQPFKQALSNASAITAFKQIGLTPPQPITVKDWVGTPWQFLALTLCLMAGTAGLPHILIRYYTVPSPKEARMSVGWSLFFIWLLYVTAPAYAAFSRWEVLQNVVGQPINALPAWTASWIKTGLLKITDANNDGILQFSELSINGDIVVLATPEIAGLPFTIAALVAAGGLAAALSTADGLLLVISTAVAHDIYAKIINPNAPYGRRFLLSRIMILVSAVTAALLAIPQFALIVQLVAWAFSLAASTFFPVVLLGIFWKRANANGAIAGMVGGLITCIVYMVWNYVDPRFNVLGLSHLSAGIFGMLANFLLLIIVSLATAPAPKYIQDMVDQLRIPVGEMRLPAPGPAPGTAPGVAPAGQD, from the coding sequence ATGGCACAGGAAGCAGGCTACACACCTCTGACTCGAGCACAGCTGAGCGAATTCCGCCGCCGCCTCGCTCGGTACTACGGTGCCTTCTTCGTCTTCCTCATCGCCTTCATCCTCGTGCTCTATCTCCTCGAACGCGCAGGATTACCGCACCGCTTCATCGGCTATGCGTTCATCTTCTTGACACTCGCGCTCTACGCATTCATCGGGATCCTCAACTTCACCCGGCGTCTCGAAGAGTACTACGTGGCTGGACGCCGCGTGCCAGCGATCTTCAACGGTATGGCCACCGGTGCGGACTGGATGAGCGCGGCTTCCTTTATCTCCATGGCCGGAACCCTCTGGCTGCTCGGTTACGACGGACTCGCCTACATCATGGGTTGGACCGGGGGGTACGTCTTGCTCGCCCTCCTGTTCGCGCCCTACATTCGAAAGTTCGGACAGTACACCATTCCCGACTTCGTCGCTACCCGTTACGGCGAGCGAGCACGCCTCGCCCGCCTCGTTGCAGCGATTTGCGCGATCATCGTCTCTCTCGCCTACGTCACGGCGCAGGTGACCGGTGTCGGCATCATCATGAGCCGCTTCTTCGGTCTAGACTACCGTATCGGCGTCTTTGTCGGCCTGGCAGGGGTGCTCGTCTGCTCCTTCCTGGGTGGCATGAAGTCGATTACCTGGACGCAGGTGGCCCAGTACCTCATTCTCATCGTGGCCTACCTGATCCCGGTGACCTTCCTGTCGGCCAAGCTGACGGGTGTCCCCTTCCCGCAGCTCATGTACGGGAAAGCACTCAGCGAGATCACCCAGCTCGAGCAGGCGATGAACTTGTCGTCCTATGTGCAGCCGTTCAAGCAGGCGCTCTCGAATGCGAGCGCGATCACGGCCTTCAAGCAAATCGGTTTGACGCCACCGCAGCCCATCACCGTCAAGGATTGGGTCGGCACGCCGTGGCAGTTTCTCGCGCTCACGCTCTGCTTGATGGCCGGTACAGCCGGCCTGCCCCACATCCTGATCCGGTATTACACCGTCCCGAGCCCGAAGGAAGCGCGGATGAGCGTCGGTTGGTCGCTCTTCTTCATCTGGCTGCTCTACGTCACCGCCCCCGCCTACGCTGCCTTCTCGCGCTGGGAAGTCTTGCAAAACGTCGTCGGTCAGCCGATCAACGCCTTACCCGCGTGGACAGCCAGCTGGATCAAGACCGGGCTCCTCAAGATCACCGACGCCAACAACGACGGGATCCTGCAATTCAGCGAGTTGTCGATAAACGGTGATATCGTCGTGCTCGCCACGCCGGAGATCGCTGGCTTGCCCTTCACGATCGCCGCCCTCGTCGCGGCCGGTGGTCTGGCAGCTGCACTGTCGACGGCTGACGGACTCCTCTTGGTCATTTCGACGGCGGTTGCCCATGACATCTACGCGAAGATCATCAATCCCAACGCACCGTACGGCCGCCGCTTCCTTCTCAGTCGCATCATGATCCTGGTGTCTGCTGTGACCGCTGCGCTCCTGGCTATCCCCCAGTTCGCGCTCATCGTGCAGCTCGTCGCCTGGGCCTTCTCGCTCGCAGCCTCCACCTTCTTCCCAGTGGTTCTTCTCGGTATATTCTGGAAGCGTGCTAATGCCAACGGGGCGATTGCCGGCATGGTCGGTGGACTCATCACCTGTATCGTGTACATGGTGTGGAACTACGTCGATCCTCGCTTCAATGTCCTCGGACTTTCGCACCTCTCGGCTGGCATCTTCGGTATGCTGGCAAACTTCCTCTTGCTCATCATCGTGAGCCTCGCCACTGCGCCGGCACCCAAGTACATCCAAGACATGGTCGACCAGTTGCGGATTCCGGTCGGCGAGATGCGACTCCCCGCGCCGGGGCCCGCGCCCGGTACGGCGCCCGGTGTCGCTCCAGCTGGTCAAGACTGA
- a CDS encoding DUF4212 domain-containing protein, with product MASTPQVDTSRLDAYWREHWRLILTLLAIWFAVTYLHPPFAASLNKIKILTGFPLGYWLSSQFSVTVYVILIFIYALTMNNVLDKKYGFEEEE from the coding sequence ATGGCGAGTACACCGCAGGTCGACACCAGCCGGCTCGACGCCTACTGGCGTGAGCACTGGCGGCTCATTCTCACGCTCCTCGCGATCTGGTTCGCCGTGACCTATCTCCATCCCCCGTTCGCCGCGTCGTTGAACAAGATCAAAATTCTCACTGGGTTCCCGCTCGGCTATTGGCTCTCCAGCCAGTTTTCGGTCACCGTCTACGTCATCTTGATCTTCATCTATGCCCTGACCATGAACAACGTGCTCGACAAGAAGTACGGCTTCGAGGAAGAGGAGTAG
- the mutS gene encoding DNA mismatch repair protein MutS, translating into MTTPIRRQYLAIKRQVPDALLLFRLGDFYELFDEDAEIASRILDIALTSRDLGRGQRVPMAGIPAHAAEPYIAKLVAAGYRVALCDQIGTPDGRRLVERRITRVLTPGTLTEPAMLDAKRNTYVAALIVEEARAGIAFAELSTGEFAATEIVSTAGEDFAAAIERELLRIAPAELVVPVSQQEQVPDIGAVVTPTEDRAWRERAARETLHEHFRVASLEAFGLEERPAALRAAGALLQYLQETQAGNVPQLDDLVVYRTDSFMTLDAATRRNLELLEPVRGGRESALIAVLDRTRTPMGARLLRRWLGQPLLDVRAIVERQERVAALVEESLARMQLGTLLAEIADLERLANRLLTERITPRELQHLGRSIASLPRLAELLRHRPELAALVAFPDLQLVAQLVERALVDEPPVALGQGAVIRPGFAPELDELRSRAHAAREWIASLEQRERERTGIRSLKVGYNKVFGYYIEVSNANRHLVPEDYQRKQTLVGAERYITPELKEYEQLVLHAEERIAALESEVYRRVVGEIAAYAGQIKRVAQQVAELDVYRSLADLAVERRYVRPIVDDSTALEIIGGRHPVVEATMEAGRFVPNDTYLDTQEEQIVILTGPNMAGKSTYLRQVALIVLLAQIGSFVPAERARIGLVDRIFTRIGAQDDIASGQSTFMVEMVETATILRQATLRSLVVLDEVGRGTSTYDGLAIARAVVEYLHNHPRLGCRTLFATHYHELTELERVLPRVRNYRMDVLEEGDSVVFLHRVVRGGADKSYGIHVAQLAGLPHAVVRRAREILAELEAAGSGERGRRRRALATAVPVTVQLTLFGPPHPVIERLKALELDALTPLEALTILYELQRMLQEHEATS; encoded by the coding sequence ATGACGACGCCGATCCGCCGACAGTATCTCGCGATCAAGCGCCAGGTACCAGACGCGCTTCTCCTGTTTCGCCTGGGTGACTTCTACGAGTTGTTCGACGAAGACGCTGAAATCGCAAGCCGCATCCTCGATATCGCCTTGACTTCGCGTGACCTCGGTCGAGGACAGCGCGTCCCGATGGCGGGTATCCCAGCGCATGCGGCCGAGCCCTACATCGCCAAGCTGGTTGCCGCCGGCTACCGGGTGGCGCTCTGTGATCAAATCGGGACACCGGACGGGCGACGGCTGGTCGAGCGGCGGATCACGCGTGTGCTCACACCCGGCACGCTCACCGAGCCAGCGATGCTGGACGCAAAACGGAATACGTACGTCGCAGCACTGATCGTAGAAGAGGCCCGCGCTGGCATTGCCTTTGCTGAACTCTCGACCGGGGAGTTCGCTGCGACTGAAATCGTGAGCACTGCGGGCGAAGATTTCGCGGCAGCTATCGAGCGCGAGTTGCTCCGGATCGCTCCCGCCGAATTGGTCGTACCGGTGAGCCAGCAGGAACAGGTGCCCGATATCGGGGCGGTCGTGACGCCGACGGAGGACCGAGCGTGGCGCGAGCGAGCAGCCCGCGAAACGTTGCACGAGCACTTTCGCGTGGCCTCGCTCGAGGCCTTCGGCCTCGAAGAGCGGCCTGCCGCGCTGCGAGCCGCTGGCGCCTTGCTGCAGTATCTCCAGGAAACGCAGGCCGGCAACGTACCACAACTCGACGATCTCGTCGTGTACCGCACTGACTCCTTCATGACACTGGATGCCGCGACACGACGGAATCTGGAACTCTTGGAACCTGTCCGGGGTGGACGAGAGAGCGCGCTGATCGCGGTTTTGGATCGGACGCGCACACCGATGGGGGCGCGGTTGTTGCGGCGTTGGCTGGGGCAGCCTTTACTCGATGTCCGAGCGATCGTGGAGCGACAGGAGCGCGTCGCGGCATTGGTCGAGGAATCGCTGGCCCGGATGCAGCTCGGGACACTACTTGCCGAAATTGCCGACCTGGAGCGACTGGCGAATCGCCTTTTGACGGAACGAATCACGCCGCGCGAGCTGCAGCACCTCGGCCGGTCGATCGCTTCGTTGCCGCGTCTCGCTGAGCTCCTCAGGCATCGGCCCGAGCTCGCGGCACTCGTTGCGTTCCCGGATCTTCAGCTGGTCGCCCAGCTCGTCGAGCGAGCGCTCGTGGACGAGCCCCCGGTCGCGCTCGGCCAGGGTGCAGTGATTCGGCCCGGCTTTGCGCCGGAACTCGACGAGCTCCGCAGTCGGGCGCACGCGGCGCGTGAGTGGATCGCCTCGCTCGAGCAGCGGGAGCGCGAGCGGACGGGTATCCGCTCGCTGAAGGTCGGCTACAACAAGGTGTTCGGGTATTACATCGAAGTGAGCAACGCCAACCGGCACCTCGTCCCGGAGGACTACCAGCGCAAGCAGACGTTGGTCGGCGCGGAGCGGTACATCACGCCGGAACTCAAGGAATACGAGCAGCTCGTCCTCCACGCTGAGGAGCGGATCGCTGCACTCGAATCCGAAGTGTACCGCCGCGTCGTCGGCGAGATCGCAGCGTATGCCGGCCAGATCAAGCGTGTGGCGCAACAGGTTGCTGAACTGGACGTCTATCGATCCCTGGCCGACCTCGCGGTCGAACGTCGCTATGTCCGACCGATAGTCGACGACAGCACGGCCCTCGAGATCATCGGTGGGCGTCACCCCGTGGTCGAGGCGACGATGGAAGCGGGACGCTTCGTCCCCAACGACACCTATCTGGACACGCAGGAGGAGCAGATCGTCATTCTCACCGGCCCGAATATGGCTGGAAAGTCGACGTATTTGCGTCAGGTCGCACTCATCGTCCTGCTGGCACAGATCGGTTCGTTCGTTCCGGCCGAGCGAGCACGCATCGGGCTGGTCGATCGGATCTTCACGCGGATCGGGGCCCAGGACGATATCGCCTCTGGGCAGAGCACGTTCATGGTCGAAATGGTCGAGACCGCGACGATCCTCCGGCAAGCGACTCTTCGCTCGCTCGTCGTGCTCGACGAGGTCGGTCGCGGCACCAGCACCTACGACGGGCTCGCGATCGCGCGCGCTGTCGTCGAGTACTTGCACAACCACCCGCGGCTCGGTTGCCGGACGCTTTTCGCGACGCACTACCATGAGCTGACCGAGTTGGAACGTGTCCTGCCGCGTGTCCGTAACTACCGTATGGATGTCTTAGAAGAGGGCGATTCTGTCGTGTTCCTGCACCGGGTCGTTCGTGGGGGTGCGGACAAAAGTTATGGGATTCATGTCGCGCAGCTGGCTGGTTTGCCGCACGCCGTCGTGCGCCGGGCGCGGGAGATTCTCGCCGAGCTCGAGGCAGCGGGGAGTGGCGAGCGGGGGCGGCGGCGTCGTGCTCTGGCGACTGCGGTACCGGTGACGGTGCAACTCACGCTCTTCGGCCCGCCGCATCCGGTGATCGAGCGCCTGAAGGCACTCGAGCTCGATGCCTTGACCCCGCTCGAGGCGCTCACGATCCTCTACGAGTTGCAGCGGATGCTTCAGGAGCACGAGGCGACGAGCTAG
- a CDS encoding MFS transporter, whose product MRVPRSAAVEHCRFSQWSLAPFHLGSLIGPYNGGGFPIVFPILQGVFHVDRATLSVIVPAYFVTFGLCQFFSGTISDLTSRRGTILVGFATFGLAALLCAGAPNLPVFVLGCILLGVTNAFTTPILLATLGDALPPQRLPRTVAVFSAANQSGHLLGPLVAGFLAGWSWRLFFVSVALLSWIAGGWLFFWFRRFGGAVPDRPRVESLRASLHELARALNRAVAQVVALAFLTNAAVMGTAYLLGQTLRDLWQLDYATIGVIVSLYGLGAILFGPPAGFLLERFGLRTGSTIGLFAVSLSIATMALAPHPWVFAGAYLALGLAAMLTWTAFSTLAVQAAPTHRGTASAYFSGARFLIQGLAPAVYTPTYGMFGPRAVFALSAALALSALVPLRSFRPHHTGANTPAAATND is encoded by the coding sequence GTGCGCGTGCCACGATCCGCTGCAGTCGAGCACTGCCGTTTTAGCCAGTGGAGTCTGGCACCCTTCCATCTCGGTTCGCTGATTGGCCCCTACAACGGTGGCGGGTTCCCGATCGTGTTCCCGATCCTGCAGGGCGTGTTTCACGTCGATCGAGCAACTCTCTCGGTTATCGTCCCCGCGTATTTCGTCACGTTCGGTCTCTGCCAGTTCTTCTCGGGTACGATCTCTGACCTCACATCGCGCCGGGGAACCATCCTGGTCGGGTTCGCGACCTTCGGGCTCGCAGCACTGCTCTGCGCGGGTGCTCCGAACTTACCGGTATTCGTCCTCGGCTGCATCCTGTTAGGTGTCACCAACGCCTTCACGACGCCGATTCTTCTCGCCACGCTGGGTGATGCGCTCCCACCGCAACGCCTGCCGAGAACCGTCGCGGTCTTTTCCGCCGCGAACCAGAGTGGCCACCTGCTCGGGCCGCTGGTCGCCGGCTTTCTTGCCGGCTGGTCCTGGCGCCTCTTCTTCGTGTCGGTCGCGCTCTTGAGCTGGATCGCTGGAGGGTGGTTGTTCTTCTGGTTCCGTCGCTTCGGGGGAGCCGTACCGGATCGGCCACGCGTGGAGTCGCTGCGTGCGTCGCTGCATGAACTTGCCCGGGCACTCAATCGCGCGGTCGCTCAAGTAGTCGCCCTGGCCTTTCTGACCAACGCCGCCGTCATGGGTACGGCCTATTTGCTCGGGCAAACGCTCCGCGACCTCTGGCAACTGGACTACGCGACCATCGGCGTCATCGTCTCGCTGTACGGTCTGGGTGCCATTCTGTTCGGCCCGCCGGCGGGATTCCTCCTCGAGCGATTCGGCCTGCGCACCGGTTCGACGATCGGTCTCTTCGCCGTCAGCCTGTCCATCGCGACCATGGCACTCGCACCGCACCCGTGGGTGTTCGCCGGCGCCTACCTCGCACTGGGGTTGGCAGCAATGCTGACGTGGACAGCCTTCAGTACACTGGCGGTTCAGGCCGCACCGACGCATCGCGGGACAGCATCAGCCTACTTCTCGGGAGCACGCTTTCTCATCCAAGGGCTCGCACCGGCCGTCTATACCCCCACATACGGCATGTTCGGTCCTCGAGCGGTCTTCGCACTCTCGGCTGCCCTCGCGCTCAGCGCACTCGTACCGCTCCGTTCGTTCCGGCCTCACCACACCGGTGCGAACACGCCAGCTGCGGCTACCAACGACTAG
- a CDS encoding ammonium transporter, with translation MSEGAGAWMLVATALVLLMTPALGFFYGGLVRSKNVLNTMMMSFGALAAVGLAWVLIGYSLAFSSGLPVVGDLSHALLRGVGLEENGAIPHVLFMCFQGTFAIITAALISGALVERMRFGPYLVFIMLWAVLIYAPIAHWVWGGGWLAELGALDFAGGTVVHINAGIAAVVGALVLGKRRDYGRQAILPHNIPFTLLGAMLLWLGWFGFNAGSALAANEIAGLAFANTMLAPMATALVWMILDSIRDGKVTAVGLATAIVVGLVAITPAAGFVAPLSAIALGALAAFPSYFALLWRARTRLDDSLDVFAAHGVGGLTGAVLTGVFAQQSWNGVADGLLFGNPMQVVIQIIAVLAVVAYTAAGTFVILRAIGLVTALRVSEKTERLGLDVAEHGEQAYTSGEGAVLLLPSGRASEAGFIGEAVAKRVGGNA, from the coding sequence ATGAGCGAGGGTGCAGGAGCGTGGATGCTCGTGGCGACTGCGTTGGTTCTCTTGATGACCCCTGCGCTCGGTTTCTTCTACGGCGGTCTCGTACGATCAAAGAACGTTCTGAACACGATGATGATGAGCTTCGGCGCTCTGGCCGCCGTTGGACTGGCCTGGGTGTTGATCGGGTATTCGCTTGCCTTCTCGTCTGGCCTTCCGGTGGTTGGTGACCTCTCCCATGCTCTTCTCCGGGGCGTCGGCCTCGAAGAGAACGGCGCGATCCCGCACGTACTCTTCATGTGCTTCCAGGGAACCTTCGCGATCATCACGGCAGCGCTCATTTCGGGTGCACTGGTCGAGCGGATGCGTTTCGGCCCGTATCTCGTCTTCATCATGCTCTGGGCCGTGCTGATCTACGCGCCGATCGCTCACTGGGTGTGGGGCGGCGGCTGGCTGGCTGAGCTCGGCGCACTCGACTTCGCTGGTGGAACGGTGGTGCACATCAATGCTGGTATCGCTGCAGTTGTCGGTGCGCTGGTACTGGGTAAGCGGCGCGACTACGGTCGACAGGCGATTCTCCCGCACAACATTCCCTTCACGCTCCTCGGTGCCATGCTGTTGTGGCTCGGCTGGTTCGGGTTCAACGCGGGGAGTGCGCTCGCGGCCAACGAGATTGCCGGACTCGCCTTCGCGAACACGATGCTGGCGCCGATGGCGACGGCACTCGTGTGGATGATCCTCGACTCGATTCGCGATGGGAAGGTGACTGCTGTCGGACTGGCTACGGCGATCGTCGTCGGGTTGGTGGCGATCACCCCAGCGGCCGGGTTCGTCGCACCCCTTTCGGCGATCGCGCTCGGGGCTTTGGCTGCGTTCCCGAGCTACTTCGCCCTCCTCTGGCGCGCACGGACACGACTGGACGATTCGCTCGATGTGTTCGCTGCGCACGGTGTGGGTGGGTTGACAGGGGCCGTGTTGACGGGTGTTTTCGCCCAGCAGTCATGGAATGGCGTTGCCGATGGGCTCCTCTTCGGGAATCCGATGCAAGTCGTCATCCAGATCATCGCGGTTCTTGCTGTTGTTGCCTACACCGCTGCTGGCACCTTCGTCATCTTGCGCGCGATCGGTTTGGTGACCGCATTGCGCGTCTCCGAGAAGACGGAGCGGCTCGGTCTGGATGTCGCCGAGCATGGTGAACAGGCCTACACGAGCGGCGAAGGTGCCGTCCTGCTGCTTCCCTCGGGCCGAGCGAGCGAGGCCGGCTTCATCGGTGAGGCTGTGGCGAAGCGGGTGGGAGGTAACGCATGA
- a CDS encoding P-II family nitrogen regulator produces the protein MKLIVAIIRLEKLNDVLEALFRAEVRGLTISTAQGHGGETEQVETYRGTTVKMELSPKIRLDIGVPDHFVEPTVQAILSAARTGEVGDGKIFVLPVEAVYRLRTGERDEAAVTPVA, from the coding sequence ATGAAACTGATCGTCGCCATCATTCGACTGGAGAAGCTGAACGACGTCCTGGAAGCATTGTTCCGGGCCGAGGTGCGTGGGTTGACGATTTCCACTGCGCAAGGGCACGGTGGGGAGACGGAACAGGTCGAGACGTATCGTGGTACGACCGTGAAGATGGAACTCTCTCCGAAGATTCGTCTCGATATCGGTGTCCCCGATCACTTCGTCGAGCCGACAGTCCAGGCGATCCTCAGTGCGGCGCGTACCGGAGAGGTCGGCGACGGCAAGATCTTCGTTTTGCCGGTCGAGGCGGTCTATCGGCTCCGAACCGGTGAGCGCGATGAAGCAGCGGTCACCCCGGTGGCTTGA